A section of the Agromyces aurantiacus genome encodes:
- a CDS encoding sensor histidine kinase: MTTIDTAGAARPTEPAADAASRRRRGYGRLWAAVPRELGYLLLGFPIAIVAFTVLVTLFSTGASLLVIVVGLAVVVAALYTARGFGILELVRLEWAGRTAIRRPNWDAASPAGEGPWRAFFAPFVDGHYWLYLLHGMVVAPIVALFSWTVTVVWLAVGLGGVTYWFWAMFVPTGGRDFWPHEWVLDRVWPGGSAAVDVQPLVGESIAQFVLGAVFLLALPFVTTGLTWIHDRIGRGMLGAWRSEALERQVQQLAASRGAAVQAEDAALRRLERDIHDGPQQRLVRLQMDLAAIDRKLETDPDAARALLGEARDQARDTLDELRALSRGFAPPLLQDRGLASALESVAGRSPVPVTLELALPADAALPAAIERNAYFIAAELLTNAAKHSGASAIRLRLATRDTGASGHWLDLWVTDNGHGGATATPGHGLAGLDERVRGLGGVLLVDSPAGGPTVIGAHFPYVPDAMVGA, translated from the coding sequence ATGACCACCATTGACACCGCGGGCGCCGCGCGCCCGACCGAACCGGCGGCGGATGCCGCATCGCGACGCCGTCGCGGCTACGGCCGCCTGTGGGCGGCGGTGCCGCGCGAGCTCGGATACCTGCTCCTCGGCTTCCCGATCGCGATCGTCGCGTTCACGGTGCTCGTCACGCTGTTCTCGACGGGCGCGAGCCTGCTCGTGATCGTCGTCGGCCTCGCGGTCGTCGTCGCGGCGCTCTACACCGCGCGGGGCTTCGGCATCCTCGAGCTCGTCCGGCTCGAGTGGGCGGGCCGGACCGCCATCCGCCGGCCGAACTGGGATGCGGCCTCGCCCGCCGGTGAGGGGCCGTGGCGCGCGTTCTTCGCGCCCTTCGTCGACGGCCACTACTGGCTGTACCTGCTGCACGGCATGGTGGTCGCGCCGATCGTCGCCCTGTTCAGCTGGACGGTCACGGTCGTGTGGCTGGCCGTCGGGCTCGGCGGCGTCACCTACTGGTTCTGGGCGATGTTCGTGCCCACGGGCGGGCGGGACTTCTGGCCGCACGAATGGGTGCTCGACCGGGTCTGGCCCGGTGGATCGGCCGCGGTCGACGTGCAGCCGCTCGTGGGGGAGTCGATCGCGCAGTTCGTGCTCGGTGCGGTGTTCCTGCTCGCGCTCCCGTTCGTGACGACCGGGTTGACCTGGATCCACGACCGGATCGGCCGCGGCATGCTCGGGGCGTGGCGATCGGAGGCGCTCGAGCGCCAGGTGCAGCAGCTCGCGGCCTCGCGCGGCGCGGCCGTCCAGGCCGAGGATGCCGCGCTGCGGCGTCTCGAGCGCGACATCCACGACGGCCCGCAGCAGCGACTCGTGCGCCTCCAGATGGACCTCGCCGCGATCGACCGCAAGCTCGAGACCGACCCCGACGCAGCCAGGGCCCTGCTCGGCGAGGCCCGCGACCAGGCCCGCGACACGCTCGACGAGCTGCGCGCGCTCTCGCGCGGATTCGCCCCGCCGCTCCTGCAGGACCGTGGGCTCGCCAGCGCGCTGGAATCGGTCGCGGGCCGGAGCCCGGTGCCCGTCACGCTCGAGCTGGCGCTGCCCGCGGACGCCGCGCTGCCGGCCGCGATCGAGCGCAACGCGTACTTCATCGCCGCCGAGCTGCTCACGAACGCGGCCAAGCACTCCGGCGCGAGCGCCATCCGCCTGCGTCTGGCGACGCGGGACACCGGCGCGTCCGGGCACTGGCTCGACCTCTGGGTCACCGACAACGGCCACGGCGGCGCCACGGCGACCCCGGGCCACGGACTCGCGGGCCTCGACGAGCGTGTCCGGGGCCTCGGCGGGGTGCTGCTCGTCGACAGCCCGGCCGGCGGACCGACCGTGATCGGCGCCCACTTCCCGTACGTGCCCGACGCTATGGTGGGCGCGTGA
- a CDS encoding response regulator, protein MTAPSDAPVRVVLAEDSMLLREGLVRLFDEAGFETVGAYGDAVALLADLERAAPDVAVLDVRMPPTFRDEGVRAAIELRRRAPGLGVLLLSQYVEGTYAQELLSSADGGMGYLLKDRVASLDDLQDAVLRVREGGTVLDPQVVRELLSRRGDPLASLTPREREVLELMAEGRTNAGIASQLYIGVGAVEKNVTSIFQKLGLEDSGTDHRRVLAVLAWLRR, encoded by the coding sequence GTGACCGCACCGTCCGATGCACCCGTCCGCGTCGTGCTCGCCGAGGATTCCATGCTCCTGCGCGAAGGGCTCGTGCGCCTCTTCGACGAGGCGGGCTTCGAGACCGTCGGCGCCTACGGCGATGCGGTCGCGCTGCTCGCCGACCTCGAGCGCGCGGCTCCGGATGTCGCGGTGCTCGACGTGCGCATGCCGCCGACCTTCCGCGACGAGGGCGTCCGCGCGGCGATCGAGCTGCGGCGCCGCGCACCCGGCCTCGGAGTGCTGCTGCTCAGCCAGTACGTCGAGGGCACGTATGCGCAGGAGCTGCTCTCGTCGGCCGACGGCGGTATGGGCTACCTGTTGAAGGACCGCGTCGCCTCGCTCGACGACCTGCAGGACGCGGTGCTCCGCGTGCGCGAAGGCGGCACCGTGCTCGACCCGCAGGTCGTTCGCGAGCTGCTCTCGCGCCGCGGCGACCCGCTCGCCTCGCTCACACCCCGCGAGCGCGAGGTGCTCGAGCTCATGGCCGAGGGGCGCACGAACGCCGGCATCGCGTCGCAGCTCTACATCGGCGTCGGCGCGGTCGAGAAGAACGTCACCTCGATCTTCCAGAAGCTCGGGCTCGAGGACTCCGGCACCGACCACCGGCGGGTGCTCGCGGTGCTCGCCTGGCTGCGGCGCTGA
- a CDS encoding Dps family protein, translated as MKGADPEVASGVSQFFTPMVHELTALALNGKQAHWNVRGRDFLEVHEFLDTVVEHAQEWADLAAERVVALGLPIDARLATIAKESDAVNPSAGFKQADETIADVVAQIDVATEKVNAAIEGLEELDPVSQDVAIEIRRGLDKDRWFLAAHISVK; from the coding sequence ATGAAGGGCGCGGACCCCGAGGTCGCCTCGGGCGTCTCGCAGTTCTTCACGCCCATGGTCCACGAACTGACGGCCCTCGCCCTCAACGGCAAGCAGGCGCATTGGAACGTTCGCGGCCGCGACTTCCTGGAGGTGCACGAGTTCCTCGACACCGTCGTGGAGCACGCGCAGGAGTGGGCCGACCTCGCCGCCGAGCGCGTCGTGGCCCTCGGCTTGCCGATCGACGCCCGGCTCGCGACGATCGCGAAGGAGAGCGACGCCGTCAATCCGTCGGCGGGCTTCAAGCAGGCCGACGAGACCATCGCCGACGTCGTCGCACAGATCGACGTCGCCACCGAGAAGGTCAACGCCGCGATCGAGGGCCTCGAGGAGCTCGATCCCGTGAGCCAGGACGTCGCGATCGAGATCCGCCGCGGCCTCGACAAGGACCGCTGGTTCCTCGCGGCGCACATCAGCGTGAAGTAG